Below is a genomic region from Arachis ipaensis cultivar K30076 unplaced genomic scaffold, Araip1.1 Aipa1045, whole genome shotgun sequence.
GGTCCAGCTCCCGGCACCAATTCAATCGTAAACTCAATCTCCCTTTGAGGTGGGAATTTCGGGATATCTTCCGGGAATACCTCCGAAAAGTCTCTAACTACCGGAATTTGATCCAAGTTCTGAGCATCACCCAACGCATTAGCAGCCAACAGGATATAACCCTGACACTCCTCCTCACTACAGTGCACCATAATAGAGTTCAGGTAATACCCCGCAGCTACTACTGCTTCATTTTCTCCTTTCGGTATAAACCGAGTTGTCCgttcaaagcaatccaacaaaacccaattcttcgacaaccaatcaaaccccaaaatcatttCCAATCCAATCATTGGCAAACAGATCAAGTCATGCACAAAGtctctaccctcaagcttgaaacctacttgccTACACCCTGACCTAGTCATAACCATCTGATGCGGAGTATGTACAAGCAGATCAAATGCTAACTCTGACACTTTCAAGCCTAGTTCCTCAACCTTAGCAAACGAAATAAACGAATACGATGCTCTAGTATCATACAATGCAACTATAGTCTTATCACCAATTAAACAAATACCTCTCATCAACGGATCCGCCTTAGAAGCATCCTTGGGATTCACAGCAAAGACTCGACCTTGATGCTGACTTTGGCCCACATTCTGGTTCCTCCCACGAGTGTAATCCCTCGCAATGTGGCCAGGCAACCCACAACTGAAGCAACCACCTAAACCAATCTTGCATGAGTCATAAGGATGAAAACACCCACAACGCACACAAGTCAAATTCGGAGAATtcttactctgatttcctctCCCCTTAGCATACTGAAACTGACTCTGATTGTTCTTTCTAAAGCCTCCTTGCCTTTGAGGCGGATATCCTCCTCTCTTGAAGCTTTGAcctctcggatgaaaatactTGCCACGCCCTCAACTAGAACTCCCTCCGTGAGTTTTCTTGGACGAAGCTACCGTCTTGGCATACCCTTCCACCACTCTCACCTTGTTCACCAAGCCGGAGAAGACACGgatctccataggagccacatCAGTCATAATGTTGTCCTTCAACCCCCTTTGGTATTTAATACACTTTCAACTCTTATAAGTCTCCGGGGCACCCTGACATACCTTGGAAAACCTACAGAGTTCCTCAAACTTGCTTGTGTAGTCCACCATAGATagggaaccttgcttcagctgcatcagttccatctcctttgcttcccttgcagactcagggaaGTATTACTTATAGAAGCCCATCTGAAATATATCCCACAGAACATCGGTGTTCTGGAAGCTGTAGCAAGTGACACTCAGCTTGCCACCAGTGCTGGGCCTCTCCCGCAAGCTGATAAGCGGTAAACTCGACATATTGATTATTTGGAACATGCTGCGCCTGTAAAGCATACTCCATAGCCTGGAACCAGTTGTCTGCTTCTGTAGGATTAGTTGATCCTCGAAAGATTGGTGGGTGAACCTAGAGAAAATTCGCCAACGTCATCGGAACACCTCCCGTGTTATTGCCGTTTTCCTCAGCATTATCACGAGCATTCCCTTCACCGTTTCCATTGCCATTCCTAGCCGGTTGGCCcaacctctgcacagcttgcagagtcgcagcagcattagCCTCCATGGTATTCGCTAAGTTAGCCATGGCCTCCATGAATTCGGCATGGTTGTCAGCCGGTTGCGCATTCCTACTCTCTCGTGAACGGGCTCGACCTCGTCTgcgagtggccattagggttgCTGTctgcaccaaacaatcgatatcaaggtgatcagtctcaatatcaaaattctagtgcttcaattatcccaaacagcACTCACAAAtaagcatgctatgcaatatcaagcagataacctaatagcatcaaagaaaaagacacacagagtatgtaATGAAACACAATCGGCTCATCCcttaggctcacgaggacgaaccgctcNNNNNNNNNNNNNNNNNNNNNNNNNNNNNNNNNNNNNNNNNNNNNNNNNNNNNNNNNNNNNNNNNNNNNNNNNNNNNNNNNNNNNNNNNNNNNNNNNNNNNNNNNNNNNNNNNNNNNNNNNNNNNNNNNNNNNNNNNNNNNNNNNNNNNNNNNNNNNNNNNNNNNNNNNNNNNNNNNNNNNNNNNNNNNNNNNNNNNNNNNNNNNNNNNNNNNNNNNNNNNNNNNNNNNNNNNNNNNNNNNNNNNNNNNNNNNNNNNNNNNNNNNNNNNNNNNNNNNNNNNNNNNNNNNNNNNNNNNNNNNNNNNNNNNNNNNNNNNNNNNNNNNNNNNNNNNNNNNNNNNNNNNNNNNNNNNNNNNNNNNNNNNNNNNNNNNNNNNNNNNNNNNNNNNNNNNNNNNNNNNNNNNNNNNNNNNNNNNNNNNNNNNNNNNNNNNNNNNNNNNNNNNNNNNNNNNNNNNNNNNNNNNNNNNNNNNNNNNNNNNNNNNNNNNNNNNNNNNNNNNNNNNNNNNNNNNNNNNNNNNNNNNNNNNNNNNNNNNNNNNNNNNNNNNNNNNNNNNNNNNNNNNNNNNNNNNNNNNNNNNNNNNNNNNNNNNNNNNNNNNNNNNNNNNNNNNNNNNNNNNNNNNNNNNNNNNNNNNNNNNNNNNNNNNNNNNNNNNNNNNNNNNNNNNNNNNNNNNNNNNNNNNNNNNNNNNNNNNNNNNNNNNNNNNNNNNNNNNNNNNNNNNNNNNNNNNNNNNNNNNNNNNNNNNNNNNNNNNNNNNNNNNNNNNNNNNNNNNNNNNNNNNNNNNNNNNNNNNNNNNNNNNNNNNNNNNNNNNNNNNNNNNNNNNNNNNNNNNNNNNNNNNNNNNNNNNNNNNNNNNNNNNNNNNNNNNNNNNNNNNNNNNNNNNNNNNNNNNNNNNNNNNNNNNNNNNNNNNNNNNNNNNNNNNNNNNNNNNNNNNNNNNNNNNNNNNNNNNNNNNNNNNNNNNNNNNNNNNNNNNNNNNNNNNNNNNNNNNNNNNNNNNNNNNNNNNNNNNNNNNNNNNNNNNNNNNNNNNNNNNNNNNNNNNNNNNNNNNNNNNNNNNNNNNNNNNNNNNNNNNNNNNNNNNNNNNNNNNNNNNNNNNNNNNNNNNNNNNNNNNNNNNNNNNNNNNNNNNNNNNNNNNNNNNNNNNNNNNNNNNNNNNNNNNNNNNNNNNNNNNNNNNNNNNNNNNNNNNNNNNNNNNNNNNNNNNNNNNNNNNNNNNNNNNNNNNNNNNNNNNNNNNNNNNNNNNNNNNNNNNNNNNNNNNNNNNNNNNNNNNNNNNNNNNNNNNNNNNNN
It encodes:
- the LOC107624657 gene encoding uncharacterized protein LOC107624657 — encoded protein: MTDVAPMEIRVFSGLVNKVRVVEGCGLPGHIARDYTRGRNQNVGQSQHQGRVFAVNPKDASKADPLMRGICLIGDKTIVALYDTRASYSFISFAKVEELGLKVSELAFDLLVHTPHQMVMTRSGCRQVGFKLEGRDFVHDLICLPMIGLEMILGEEECQGYILLAANALGDAQNLDQIPVVRDFSEVFPEDIPKFPPQREIEFTIELVPGAGP